In the genome of Marinilactibacillus sp. Marseille-P9653, one region contains:
- a CDS encoding DUF2512 family protein, producing the protein MKHLKAIVIKSIAIILISWIVLSLIWNIPLMHAVIGGAIVSVMIYVIGDLLVLRKIDNIVATVVDMGGALAILWGYLYLALGESYFLESLVASAGIAIFEWFFHSWLLKSHVVPDERSM; encoded by the coding sequence ATGAAACATTTGAAAGCTATCGTCATTAAATCAATTGCGATTATTTTGATTTCATGGATTGTTCTATCATTGATCTGGAATATCCCGCTTATGCATGCTGTAATTGGTGGCGCGATTGTTTCCGTAATGATTTATGTTATTGGAGACCTTTTAGTTTTAAGAAAAATTGACAATATTGTTGCTACTGTTGTGGACATGGGTGGTGCCCTAGCTATTCTTTGGGGTTATTTATACCTTGCTTTAGGGGAAAGTTATTTCCTTGAAAGTTTAGTTGCCTCTGCGGGTATCGCAATCTTTGAATGGTTCTTCCACTCTTGGTTGCTTAAGAGTCATGTTGTACCCGATGAGCGCTCAATGTAA
- a CDS encoding glycosyltransferase → MNTYQMIYLISVLLILSGCYIFGKNNQTVLRISILLFLGFQLTYLIWRTTSTLPTASILSIIAGLALLFTEWMGYIQSLITSSLFWKKNKRKKVFLSSFKTLPTVDIMIATYNEPVDLLRRTIVASQLMDYPDDLYEILVCDDGKREDVRVLCEELGVRHVTREDNKHAKAGNLNHAMEVSTGEIIVTMDADMIPRANFMQETLGYFSDEKVGFVQAPQAFYNDDPFQFNLFAGDRINNEQDFFMQKLEEKKDIYNATMYIGSNALFRRKTMEEIGGFATGVITEDMATGMLIQAGGWETVFVNKVLAVGLAPETFKDLLKQRDRWCRGNIQVVRKWNPLKTKGLSFMQKLLYMDGIHYWFFGLYKLVYLIAPILYLVFGIIVLNATFIDLMVYWVPAFISSQVFSNLISEKKRTTMWTNVYDSALAPSMSWAILSEIFLKGNGKFNVTRKGIQTNERQFLWRASWFHIVLAVLSFIGIFRVILALVAPQLVDLQIDSVYINLFWVLYNLAGVLLVIMIFFERPRYRTAERLIISKGANITDKDQKIQANIEDLSEYGARLSVDTYAIKEKLSTVDFVVEGGPALNAEVRWVDKNKEGKTELGIQFNSLDKEQYRFVIQTIYSNPKSNIGEKSYRKAGLLPTALGFFTQSKKAPASKTRMILRERIKTNGLLTYQHLKYSASVVDLSEEGAQIKTKAKLKKEDRILLDAPENNIIGKTGEVRWVKKSLGSTYAGIQFVDK, encoded by the coding sequence AATCAGACGGTATTAAGAATCAGTATTCTATTATTTTTAGGATTTCAATTGACCTACCTTATCTGGCGCACAACAAGTACATTGCCGACTGCATCTATTTTGAGCATTATCGCAGGTTTGGCATTACTCTTTACGGAATGGATGGGGTATATACAGAGTTTGATAACATCAAGCTTGTTCTGGAAAAAGAATAAACGAAAAAAAGTTTTCCTTTCGTCTTTTAAAACATTACCGACGGTGGATATTATGATTGCAACTTATAATGAACCAGTAGATTTACTTAGGAGAACGATTGTAGCTTCTCAGTTAATGGACTATCCGGATGACTTGTATGAAATACTCGTCTGTGATGATGGGAAACGAGAAGATGTCAGAGTGTTATGTGAAGAGTTAGGTGTTCGTCATGTGACTAGAGAAGACAATAAGCATGCTAAAGCTGGAAACTTAAATCATGCCATGGAAGTCTCAACTGGAGAAATCATTGTGACAATGGATGCAGATATGATTCCAAGAGCTAATTTCATGCAAGAAACTCTAGGGTATTTTTCGGATGAGAAAGTCGGGTTTGTACAGGCACCGCAGGCATTTTATAATGATGATCCTTTCCAGTTCAACTTGTTTGCTGGTGACCGCATTAATAATGAGCAAGATTTTTTTATGCAGAAGCTAGAAGAAAAGAAAGATATTTATAATGCTACGATGTATATTGGAAGCAACGCATTATTCAGAAGAAAAACGATGGAGGAAATCGGAGGATTTGCTACTGGGGTTATTACAGAAGATATGGCGACTGGAATGTTGATTCAAGCAGGTGGATGGGAAACGGTATTCGTCAACAAAGTGCTGGCAGTAGGGTTGGCACCTGAAACGTTCAAAGATTTATTGAAGCAAAGAGACCGTTGGTGTAGAGGGAATATACAGGTAGTAAGAAAATGGAACCCTCTGAAAACTAAAGGCCTGAGCTTTATGCAAAAACTCCTTTATATGGATGGCATTCATTATTGGTTCTTTGGTCTTTATAAACTGGTTTATCTGATTGCACCCATTCTTTATCTGGTTTTTGGAATCATTGTACTGAATGCTACCTTTATTGATCTAATGGTATATTGGGTTCCAGCCTTCATTTCTTCTCAAGTTTTCTCAAATCTGATCTCTGAGAAAAAAAGGACAACAATGTGGACGAATGTATACGATTCTGCACTAGCACCATCTATGTCGTGGGCCATTCTTTCAGAAATTTTCCTAAAAGGGAATGGGAAGTTCAATGTCACTAGAAAAGGTATTCAAACGAACGAGCGTCAATTCTTATGGAGAGCCAGCTGGTTCCATATTGTACTTGCTGTACTATCTTTTATTGGTATTTTTAGGGTCATACTCGCTTTAGTTGCACCACAGCTTGTAGATCTTCAAATAGACAGTGTTTATATTAACTTATTCTGGGTACTGTACAACCTAGCTGGAGTACTGCTAGTGATTATGATTTTCTTTGAAAGACCGCGTTACCGGACGGCAGAACGACTTATTATCTCCAAAGGAGCCAACATTACAGACAAAGACCAGAAAATACAAGCTAATATAGAGGATTTAAGCGAGTACGGGGCTAGGTTATCTGTTGATACTTACGCAATTAAAGAAAAACTGTCCACAGTAGATTTTGTTGTGGAAGGTGGACCGGCATTGAATGCAGAAGTACGCTGGGTGGATAAGAACAAAGAAGGTAAGACAGAACTGGGCATTCAATTCAATTCCTTGGATAAAGAACAATACCGTTTTGTCATTCAAACGATCTATAGTAATCCCAAAAGTAACATTGGAGAAAAAAGTTATAGAAAAGCGGGACTCTTACCGACAGCTCTTGGCTTTTTCACACAATCGAAAAAAGCTCCAGCTTCCAAAACTCGGATGATTCTTCGAGAAAGAATCAAGACGAATGGTTTGTTAACCTATCAGCACTTGAAATATTCTGCCTCTGTCGTTGACCTTAGTGAAGAAGGCGCACAAATCAAAACAAAAGCAAAACTCAAAAAAGAAGACCGTATTCTGTTAGATGCACCTGAAAATAACATCATAGGGAAAACGGGAGAAGTCAGATGGGTTAAAAAATCGCTAGGAAGTACCTACGCGGGGATTCAATTTGTAGATAAGTGA